From the Piliocolobus tephrosceles isolate RC106 chromosome 14, ASM277652v3, whole genome shotgun sequence genome, the window TTGTGTTCTTGGCCTATTgaccctcagtttctttatctgtaaggtggaaataataaaaccaaaaccataGGGATTTTTTTAAGTAAGTGAAATGATATATATAAAGTGTATTAAGAAATGGATAATTAGATAGCACttaaatttcagaaatgtttagAAATCATAAAACTGTTCAGCtataaatttgagaaaattatGAGATACATGtggaatttttcagtttcatgCAAGTAAGCTTTAGCTTTTATGTTATTCCTATATTCTATATGAAAAGTCACATTTTCATACAAATACCATTCAGTCTACCCTAATAAAAGTGGTACAAGTTGTCAGCTCGGTAGAAAAcagaagatatttgctttttttatgGTGTGTAAGTGCAATTAATATTGTTCTTTAATCGTACTGCTTTTTAATAAACAGTAAACTAGTCAAATACAGCTTTTTGATGTAACATCTGAAAAATTCTGATAAATCACATTTGAAGCATACTTAGAGGAATTCACTGTTAATTCTAATAGTGAATCATTTTATACATCAAgaacccatttttaaattagatatttTTCAACTGGCTTATCCACCTTACAACCTGTACTTTTTCATATTGGATTTGCTCAGTACATCTGTAGTGATATAATCTGGGGTCCACTGTCATTATTGTTCGCCACAGGTCATATTCTGGTCCATCACTATCATACTAATAGTATGAAGAAGGAAACATTCATAGTCCGACAAGAAGATTTCTAATAATGTAGCTTAggtcatttgtgtatttttgctttattgCTGACTAAATCCTGCGAGTCTTTTTCACCTGGGTCCCATGTTAAACCACATGCCTTCTTTCAGAGGGAAAGGTGTCATTTTGGATCCTGTCCTGCCAGTCTGTGTTATTCCCCTGAGATTCATATGACCCACAGCTTCCAACAGACTTACCTTATATATCTCATCACGCCACTAATGAGAAATTTGAACAGAACAGAGTGAAGCCAGAGTCCAGAGGCCTGACAAGAGTAATGTCATTTATTGGGCATCtgcccactcattcattcagtaaatatccATTTGGCTGTAGGCCAGTAAGTGTGCTAGATGCTTTCATACTAATATCGTTTATCGTCGTAAAACTCTTGTGAGCTGTTAATGCCATTTTATCGATGAAAGAATTGAGTTCCAGAGAGACCAAGTAATTTGCCAGCAAGCTAGAAAGTAGAAAAGCCAGCATTTGAAACCAAGCCCGACTGACTCTGGAACCCATATTTGTCGCCAGATTACAGTAACTCAGTATTTATTCATAACTGCATGTCAGGATTTGTGCCAAAGGCTTTACATCCACATCATATTGAATTCTCACACCAACCCTGTGAGAGaggcattattatccccatttaacacCTTAGGTAACTAAGATTCAGATATTTGAATAACTAAAAATATCTCCCAGTTGTCCCTCCTCTTATAAGTCACTACCCATTGAGAACAATCCAGACTGTTACCTTCGCCACCAGCTGGGTTTTCTCCATCATGTCCACTAGAATCTCTTGAGAGTCCTTGAAAATACTTTGCTGGAATCCACAAATAATTTATGTCCTGGAATTTTTTCCAGGGATTTAAGAAGCTGGAGTTTCTTAGAGCTCTAATCAGCCAAAATTGAAGCCAGATTTGTATAAGAATATTCTTacatgggtacaccaaaatctcagaattcacaaCTAAAGAACTCATCTATGTAACCTGAAATCAtctgtaccccaaaaactatcaaaaatttaaaaattaacctaaagagaaaaaagcaaagtatCTAACAGTGCCTTTACTACACTACcttttgtacaaaaaaaaaaaaagcagagaaataagaataaatattcatatttgcttgtatttgcaaaaagaaacactaaaatgATAACCATGAAGTTAATACAAATGACTACATATGGGGAACAAACTGAATGGAGTGGATGAAAACAGGTAAGAGCAAACATTTTAGTACATACTTTTGtgtattgttttgattttattgaaCCATGAAACTGTATTACCtgttcaaataaaatttatacacaaaaaaagaataacagaGTTGTTGAaatcatagaaaaaaatgatggcTCAGGGCTGGAACATCTCTCTGGGCTGGAACTTCTTAGGTTTCACCAGGTCCCTCCGCCCATTTGCAGGGTCACTGATAATATACTGGCCATGGCCCGCCCATCCTCTGAGCTCCTGGAGAAGTACCACATCATTGATCAGTTCCTCAGGTAAATGCTGTATTGTTCATACACGAGTGAGGAAATTCATGTGTTTGTTGTTTCATTGCCTTTGTTTTCAAGTGAAAAAGTGCTTTCATTTTAACAATAGGCAGTGAAAGGTGTATTTCAAATGAGAAATTAAGATTTTGAGAGTAATTAATAAAGTTGATTAATGCcaaaaaaggttattttttttaaaatgctagttCCCAACATGACTAACTGCCCTTTTTCCTTTAAGCCATGGCATAAAAACAATAATCAACCTCCAGCGCCCTGGTGAGCATGCTAGCTGTGGGAACCCTCTGGAACAAGAAAGTGGCTTCACATACCTTCCTGAGGCTTTCATGGAGGCTGGCAGTAagtccctcccaccctcctctcATGAATTATCAAGGGCAGCACTCAGAGACTTTTCCCTGCTGGGTTCTTAAATTTAAAAGGTGATGGAAATAAATCCCTCCTGCATAGTAgtaaggatcagaaaaaaatgagctacCCTTCTCTTTGGTATTGCTGTTGAAAGTATAGGATTTCTTTGTTCCTGTAAGAGGGATGTTGGGAGGAGACCCTGTAGTAATAATGATTAACATTTAGTTAATGCCAGCcactattatctcatttaacccttaaAGCAGTTGTGTAACAAAAttgttgttatttctattttacacatGAAGCCACATGGGGCTTAGAGAATTACctacttgcctaagatcacacagcttagAAATGGTAGTCAGGTTTGGAACCTGGACATGCTCCAGGTTTACTGCTGTCCAGCCCTGCTCCCAAAATAATGCCCAGGAATTCTACTTCTGACAATTTCAAAGCCACCTCAATCACAGGAGCTTTGGGATGAAATACACTCAACATGTGTCCTTCAAACCAGGCTGGAAAGGATAAGCAATCTTGGAACTTGTTTTTAAGACGCTTATTTACACTGGATAGAAAACCTATATATACTGTCTTAAGCTATTTATCAGTCATTAAGACACATTTCCCTGCTTAAACAAGAGTGTATGCTTTCCTTCCATAGCTGAGTAACTATAGCATGAATCACTGACTTTATTAATTTGCAATTCTACTTCACCATAATTCTTTCTGGCTGAGTTTCTGCAGGAAATGTCTTCAGtaatataaaatatgctttgtGAGTAAATGGTAACAGTAAAGTTACTGGGAATGTAAAATCCCTCTTATTTTATGCAGTGTATGCACTGAGATCTACATGCCTCAGTGTAGATCTGTGTACTTTTCATTAGTGTATGTACTTGCGTTAATTTCCtgtatgttgattttcttttccttttcttttttcttagtttatttctACAATTTCGGATGGAAGGATTATGGTGTAGCATCTCTTACTACTATCCTAGATATGGTGAAGGTGATGACATTTGCCTTACAGGAAGGAAAAGTAGCTATCCATTGTCATGCAGGGCTTGGTCGAACAGGTAAGTCCTAAGAGGTGGTTTATTGCCTTGTAggcatatttaaacataaaaggaATAAGATTTCCTAATTTGAGGATAGATGTTTCTCAGAATCCTATCAAAGCTTTGGAGTCCGGTGGAAGAAgagaataagttctggtgttctgtaCCACTGTAGGGTGTCTATAGTTAAAAAtcatatatagtttcaaatagctagaaggaggatattgaatgttcccagcaCAAGTAGATGATAAATGTTGGGGATTATGCATATACTAAATACACTGATCTGATCGCTATACATcttatgtattaaaacatcactaTATACCCCATagatatgtataattattatgtcaactttaaaaattaaatcaaaaataattttaaggtatTTGAAATACCGTAAACAGGTAGTTACAATGACCATATGTATGTCATTTTAAAGTCTTTAGCAACAATGTGAGTTGGAGAAACTGCAATTTGAGAGAAGTAATTTGCTGCATTTAGTAAGTGCCAGGGCCAAGCTGTCAATCCGTGgttgtctgactccagagttcaTGTGCTTTCCATTTTTGAAGGTATAAGGATTTTGTGTGTGAAGAAGAGTCTATCTGTGCCTAGAATTCTATTAAAAAGTCAGTGATTTTACTTAAAACATTCAGCTCAGTTTCATTACAGTGCTGATATTAGGGCAAAAATAAAGGCCGTAGGGCTGAAATTTTCATCGTCATCTGATCCAACCACATGCAGCTCGACTCTGTCCACAGTGTACCTGTGCTCCTGCCAGGGGATCTGCCGCAGACCTGGAAGCATGCTCAGGGGAGGAGACTCAGCTCTGCTTGAGATTGGTAGCTCTTAGGATCAAGCCAAAATCTCACTGTTTCTAGACATTGACATGAGAGCTCTGCAGACATTTTACATTTACACTAAGATCTTCTGTGTCCTAGTGAGAAAGATAGGTTGTTCCCGACTGTGAACTGGAGAGCATGCAGTTTTCAGAGGTTCTGATTTTCATATGTAACAAGATGTTCACAAACTTGGGGATCACACAGGTGTATTTGATTTGCCTTTTACTTTAATATTGACTGTtacatttgaattaatttattattaccTTTTCGCTAGTAATTATTACCTTTTAACTAGTAATAATCTTACTAGTTATTCCTTTTAATTAGATGTTAATAAGAGTACATAATGTTTATATCATTAAGTCTGGCTTCCTTAAGATTGCTTAATTTTCCATAATTGCTTATGGAAAAATAGACTTATATCATGGTCTGAAGAAAAACACATATTAATATAGGCAAAAATCTGGAAAAAGAATTGCCAGGAGGAAAAGTAGGCTGTGAATATGAATAATCCCCAAAGAAGAAACTGCCGTGGTAGGGAGAGTGCCAAGCTGGGATGTGCCAGCAGTTGATGGCAAAGATGGCAGGGTGGGAGGTTCCAAGCACAAAGTGTATGGATTGACTGGATGGAAATTCTCAAGAACTGTTCAGAGTGGAAAATAGAAACaggatttgctttcttttgttggAGTTGAGTAGAACAAGGATAGATGAACCAGATGATCaatttcccttcccttctgcACACTTACTCACCTGCATTGTGCCTGTGCTGGCACAGCTCTGGGCCACTGAGATGACTCagtcatggggagggggtgccACGTAGACATTTAATAAAGTTCTGCGCGGTAAGGAATAAGCAATAATAACACCTCTACAAAAAGTCACAAAGTTATCATCATAATTGTCCTTAAAATGTGCCTCTATGTATTTGATTTGTTAATACATATTCAAATTGTAAATCATCAAAgagtgataaataaaataaaaatgtaaacttttctCATACCAGTCTTCTCTTCTTCACTGTTTAGGTGTCTTAATAGCCTGTTACTTAGTTTTTGCAACAAGAATGACTGCTGACCAAGCAATTATATTTGTGCGGGCAAAGCGACCTAATTCCATACAAACCAGAGGACAGCTCCTCTGTGTAAGGGAATTTACTCAGTTTCTAACTCCTCTCCGCAATATATTCTCTTGCTGTGATCCCAAAGCACATGCTGTCACCTTAGCTCAATATCTAATTCGCCAGCGTCATCTGCTTCATGGTTATGAGGCACGACTTCTGAAACATGTGCCAAAAATTATCCACCTAGTTTGCAAATTGCTTCTGGACTTAGCGGAAAACAGGCCAGTGATGATGAAGGACATGTCCGAAGGACCTAGTCTCTCTGCTGAAATAGAAAAGACCATGTCTGAGATGGTCACCATGCAGCTGGATAAAGAGTTACTGAGGAATGACAGTGATGTGTCCAACCCGTCTAACCCTACTGCAGTGGCAGCAGATTTTGACAATCAAGGCATGATTTTCTCCAATGAGCAAGAGTTTGACCCGCTTTGGAAAAGGCGGAATGTTGAGTGCCTTCAACCCCTTTCTCATCTGAAAAGGCGGCTCAGCTACAGTGACTCAGATTTAAAGAGGGCCGAGAACCTCCTGGAGGAAGGGGAGCCTCCACAGACAGTGCCTGTCCAGGTCTTGGTTGGCCACAACCCCAGGCAGCAGAAGCCCATAGACCATTGTTACGTCCCACAGTCTCCAGAACCAGACTTACGTAAGGAAGCCTTGGTTCGCAGCACACTTTCTTTCTGGAGTCAGTCTAAGTTTGGAGGGCTGGAAGGGCTCAAAGATAATGGCTCACCAATTTTCCATGGACGGATCATTCCAAAGGAAGCACAGCAGAGTAGAGCTTTCTCTGCAGATGGTTCAGGCCCACACAGCCCTGGGGAGCCAGTTTCACCCAACTTTGCGAATGTCCATAAGGATCCAAACCCTACTCACCAGCAAGTGTCTCACTGTCAGTGTAAAACTCATGGTGTTGGGAGCCCTGGGTCTGTCAGGCAGAGCAGCAGGACACCCCAAAGACCTCTGGACTGTGGCTCCAGTCCGAAAGCACAGTTCTTGGTTGAACATGAAACCCAGGACAGTAACGATCTGGCTGAAGCAGCTTCACACCCTACACTACAGTCTGAATTGAGTGCTGAGGCAAGAAGAATACTGGCGGCCAAAGCCCTAGCAAATTTACATGAATCTGTAGAAAAGGAGGAACTAAAAAGGAAGGTAGAAATGTGGCAGGTATTATTAGTACTTTATTTAATTATAGATATGTTGGAAGTATGTCAGGGCAAAAGTGTAATACATTTTCCCAAACTTTATTATAGAAATGTGAAGATACGTTTGCATAATACTTAACTTTCAAACTTCAGGTTTCTCATCTCTGATGCAAACCTGATGTTTTAGAAAAAACACAGGGTGTTTGTGTGGTTTCATTTAAATCTGCGTATGCAAGAAAGCACTTGGTGCGATGCTTGACCCACACAAGGCATTGATATTAGtagcttgtttctttcttcctgggTCTACGGGGGTAACTGGCTCACCGCAGACAGCATTCAGAACTGATTTGAAGCATCTTTAACCTGAGATCTGGCAGAGGgaaccatactttgagaaccacagaCCTACAGACATAAATAAAAGGGTTATTTTCCAAAGCTCATCAACACTAGTGCTGAGCAAGGTCGGAAAAGTGAGGCTATCTCATTGGCATCGCCTCCTTCAGACTCGCCAATCCTGCTCTGATAGGGCAACTATGGGAAATCAGGAGAGCAAGTGGGTGGAACCACAGATTCGTACGTGCCATTCACTTTAGCTGAGATGAGGTCTTTGGGGTCCATTTCTTAGCTTTTACTTCAAttagaatgtaaatttttaaCCCTTTTTTGTGTTGAGCTTTTACTACGATACAGTCATAAGTCAGGCATACTTTCTTTGCCTTGAATGAGCAAGCACCTGTTCTCGAGAAAAGATAGGCCTTATAAACCTAGCTATCAGAAACAGCTAAACTACCCCAAAAGGAGGCTGACTTGGACTGTCATGAATCACCAAAATCTTGACTTTTGAGACCATAACCTACTGTGAATTATTTTAATAGCTCGCTTTCATAGTCTGCCATTGATTAAACAAGGCATATAGATGTCTGAGTGCCAGTATCTCTTCAGGTGCAGAGGCATGAAAATGAAGTTTGGAGCTTCACACTAACTTACAACTATATGATGGGAGGAGAGAacttttgataaaaattttattcttcagAATTGTGTTTTGCCTATCCAATAGTTAAATATATTGCTTTCTTCCAAAATGACTTGttttctgccgggcgcggtggctcaagcctgtaatcccagcactttgggaggccgagacgggcggatcacgaggccaggagatcgagaccatcctggctaacacggtgaaaccccgtctctactaaaaactacagaaaactagccgggcgacttggcggcgcctgtagtcccagctactcgggaggctgaggcaggagaatggtgtgaatccgggaggcggagcttgcagtgagctgagatccggccacagcactccagcctgggtgacagagcgagactccgtctcaaaaaaaaaaaaaaaaaatgacttgttttctttattttctgctcCAAACTGAAAAAGTCTTTCATTCAGTCAGCAAATGTTTCCTGGGCATTACTGTGTGTTAAGAGTTAGCAAGCAAGAGAGTCTTCTATTTTAGATGAAAATCTCGCACCCTCACTCCTGGGTCAGCCCCAGTGGCTGTGCGAGCTCTGCCTGTGGTGATGAAGCATTCAGGACTTGGTTTGGGCCAGACTGTACGTAAAGTATATGAAAGCATTTTCTGGAGGTGAACACAGGCCTTTAATCAGGAtaggtttgtatttttttcctttctagattttattttagGACTTTTAGTCATCAAAAAATCAGCTGAAttctggaaaagaataaaatgaacattatttGAATAGTATAATGGCACCCATGCCTGTACTAGACCAtttcacatgtattatttcatgTGATTTTTCACAGTTACCATAGGATATATCTGTGAGGCAGATGATACTATTTCTACAGTCTCTGTTAATCTTATGAATCCAGTGTCACAGATGAGGATGCTAAAGGTCACGAAGGTTAGAGGgtgacttgctcagggtcacatgGCATGCATGTGACAGAGTCAGGGTACAGCTCATGTGTTTAATACTTTCTATTATCCCAGGATTCTTGGCTAACCTTTCCTgaggaaagcctcaggaaacatCATGATAAGATAGTCATTTTACTAAGAGGGTTTTTGAGTAGTGTCAGTTCTGCCCGGTTTGTCTGCTTCATAAGATTGAATCAAGAGCTACTTTGTTTTATACATGATCTATGGGATAGGAAGGACTGTGAATAACAAAGTATTGGCATATTCGtaagataataaaaacaaacccaGTACCAGAGGGCCCTTGTGGTGTAACAGAAACAGCACAGACTCTGGAGTAAGACAGAACTGGGTATAAACACCCCCTTTGCCATTTTCTAGCTTTTGGCTCGTAGGTGAGTTATTTCATCTCTCTTGAGCCCCAATGCATTTACCAGTGAAGAAGCTCCCTGCTGGGTGCCATTTGAGAGTTAGAGATAAGATATGCATTACAGTTTCCGTCCCACTGTGTGCATGTAGTAAATATTGGataggtgaatgaatgagtgaatggtaGCAATTATTACACTTACTTCTattgtaaaaaatgtatttgactcACTAAAACATAAATCTGAACCCTATCAGAAATTCATTAAAATCCTTATCTCACTTTTCCTTTGCTCTCTGTGAGGTAAAGTTTTAAAATCTCATGCTTACATTTTCTCTAAGCAATTAGAGTATTAGAAAAACTTTCCAGTTGTTTTCCCTATGTCAGATTTCAGGCTTATTGTTAAATCCTACATAGGATtctaaaaagatatttcaaagaaGTACATATGCCCCATTTACCAACTTTCAAgcaccttcattttatttttgcagcctTCGAAGCTCaaagcttttcctttttcttagacCCCAGGTTaatgtataaatgttcccttatttctacttttttgtctACCATCTACTTTATTGCAAAAAATAGTTCTGTTTTGTTCACCAGAAGCCTGAAAAGGAAGGCTCTTCTGAACTGTTTCTGTGGTTTCTGAGTAAAGTAGAGAACTTGGATTAACTAAGCCCTTTCTCTGTGCCATAAGCTTTAACCGGCCTTATCTCAGTCAGTCAGCCCAACAACTTGAGGCAAGGAATGAGTTTCatagagagaaactgaggcttacagaaTTCAGTGTCTTAGTCGAGTGTCCAGCCTGGAAGTGGAGAGGCTGGGAGGGGCCCCAGTTCTACACCCTAGGGCCTGAGTCTCTCACTCTCGTGGGCAGTGCGAGAATCATGCAGTGTCAACTGGTgcacctctctctcccctcctggtctctgtctctgtctgtctgtctctttctcttcctttttagaAAGAGCTTAATTCCCGAGATGGAGCTTGGGAAAGAATATGTGGCGAGAGGGACCCTTTCATCCTATGCAGCTTGATGTGGTCTTGGGTGGAGCAGCTGAAGGAGCCTGTAATCACCAAAGAGGATGTGGACATGTTGGTTGACAGGCAAGCAGACGCCGCAGAAGCACTGTTTTTATTAGAGAAGGTAAAGTGGCTGTAGGACCAGTTAATGACTGTAACTGAGGCCCTTAGTTTTTCacgtagaaaaaaaaaatccattataaaAAAGGGAATTCATACAGAATCCCAAATCTGAGTCTAATTTAGTAGTTTTtctaagagaagagaagaaactgATACCCAGTGTAAACGCttagaaattacaaaaataaaaaataaaaaggggaactATCCATAGTCCTGGGAGAGGCACTGCAaacattttcaaatcttttaaaCTTATCAATATGTATATTAActtgttaaaaatcattttaacatgtaagtttgtttcatttttgcttcAAGTTATAGCTGTTTTCCTGTGAATAACACAAGCTTTTCATAAATACTGACTGTAACAGATATGATGCTGTAACACGAGACTGTGCCATAAttaaccattttttctttttcttttttttttttttttttgagacggagtctcactctgtgtggcccaggctggagtacagtggcacaatctcggcttactgcaagctccacctcccggattcacgccattctcctgcctcagcctcctgagtagctgggactacaggcgcccgccaccacgcctggctaattttttgtatttttagtagagacagggtttcaccatgttagccaggatggtctcgatctcctgacctcctgatccgcctgcctcggcctcccaaagtgctgggattacaggcgtgagccaccgcgcccggccataccACTTTTTCCTTGTTGGGTGTTTGTTTCTACTTATTTGCTGTGAGCGTGCGTATGGGAAAAATCATGAAGTAGGTTGGGATATGCACTCAttcgtatttttaaaaaggggtaGGTGTCAcacatttatacatgtatatgtaatttgtatgtgtaaaatatagatgttttctatgttttatgtataaaagatatatgtttaaaatagagaaaatatgtacatatgtataaaatatagaagaagaaataagaaactgGTAGTAGTGATTACCTTTAGGAAAAGATATTAGAAGACAATGGATCTAGGAAACAGGAGAAATTGTATGAAGCCTTTTatacaatttatcatttttatccaTACAGTGATACtaaattttcagtttaaaataggctttgtttttgtttttgtttggttttttttttgagacagtttcactcttgttgcccaggctggagtgcaatggcgcgatctcagctcaccgcaacctctgcccccctggttcaagcggttctcccacctagcctcctgaatagctgggattacaggcatgcgccaccacacctggctaattttgtaattttagtagacaggatttctccatgttggtcaggcgggtctcaaactccccacctcatgtgatccgcccaccttggcctcccaaagtgctgagattacaggcatgagccaccgtaccaggcctgtttttgttttaagaaacaaTATTATCGAATAACCAACCTTGAGTTACCTACTATGCTGCATGTAAACATCTCCTCAGTTTCTAAATTTCACTAAAAATCTTCTGCTGTtactacacagacacacacacacacggacacatatggatggatacacacacagacacacagatacatgtgctcacacacatgcacagatacaATACACAATACACAGACATGTGtgtgcctgcacacacacacagacactcacacaCCACAGTTACCCAATacacatattttaagaaataatttttcctgTCTCTGATGTCCTTTTCTTAGGATATTTTCTCAGCAGTTAAATCACAAACATAAAACAGGAGATGATGAGAAGGAAGATTAATGTTTGGTAGGTGACTGGGCCAAGCCCTTCAGgacataatttgcattttctcttctgtttatcTCAATACCCATTAGAGGAAGAGGCCAGTTTCACAGACAAGGAAAGCTGAGGTTGCATGCCCAAGGTTGGCACCACGTGTCAGAGCAGAATTCAAGCTCAGACCACTCTGGCACAAAGCCCGTGTGCTTTCTATTACATAAGGCTGCCTGTTTTATCCCATTTCACCCTCACCCCATGTATAGGGCATTTATATTGTTTCAGGTTTTTTGCTTTCATAGGCATCACTGTAATGATAATTTGTGCTTGCAGGTGTTTCTTTATTATAGCGAATGCTCTTGTAGGTTTTCAGAATTGAAATTAGTGGGTCTCTGTACATTACATCTTGGATATATATTGCTGAAGGTGATGGAATTGCTCCTTTGCTAAGGTAAACAGCCCCCAGGAGTGAAGTCAGTGGGCACATTTTTAAGTATCTTACCCCCTTAGGTTGGAGGCTAAGCCCTAAGCACTGCATTGCTCCTGGGGGACTGGGGTTGCCCTTGTCCTTTTCTTTGTCTACCCGCCTCCCTCCATATCATCTGCAGTGGCTGGGTACCCAGATCCTGACCACTCAGTGCCCAGTTAGTTAGTCCATGAATCGCTATGACATGTCGCCATCTACTAGACAACTGACATGATTATATCCAGAAACAACAAGAATGGGAAAATCTGTTCGATTCACGGCAAGAGAAACACTTGGTTTAAAATTGCACTGATCTTCAAATTTAGTTTTACTCTGTGCAATAGCTAGCCAGCTTTGATATTATCTcctgaaaacttttcaaattatattaacaCATAACAATAACCATTTGTTGATGTTTAGATATTTTGTTAGATATTTTGGCATTTGACATTATGAGTACTTGGTCACAAACCAATTCTTGACTCTAAGATAGTTTTGAATCGATTTATTGAGGCATTTtttgaacaaatttttaaaattttgatttctaCAAAAACAGGGACAGCACCAGACTATTCTTTGCGTGTTGCACTGCATAGTGAACCTGCAGACGATTCCCGTGGATGTGGAGGAGGCTTTCCTTGCCCATGCCATTAAGGCGTTCACTAAGGTGGGTCACACTCGTCTTTCCCCTCTCTGAACCACAGATCAGCATCATCTTTGTAAATCAGAATCCAGAGGTCACCATCCTcctctaaaataaaacatgtatgtgTACGTTTTTCCTTCATGGAAATCTGTTTGACATTTCTTCTAAGTAGTTGCAGAGTTTTAACCAAAGAAAAAGTTTCCAAACAATGATCTTAGGAAAAACTGAACTGTGGGTTTTTTGAAGGAGAACGTTGGAACAAAGAgcttttatataaaagaaagagagaaacaactgagtattgaatacatatttttagatcATGTGCCTAATCAGAGTCAGAGAATCTTTGCTTGTCAAGCCAGTTCTACCTTGGGTTTAAGTAAGAAACCATCTATTGAAAAGTAAACATCCCACATTGCTGATTCAGTACTGAGTCCTGGTTGGCAAATCCTAAggaaggagttaaaaaaaaaaaaaaaaaaaaaaccggttTTATTTCTAAAAGCCCATCCTTTTGGATGCCGCAGTTTTTCCTGGCTGAAGAAAGAAGCAGCAGCCAGGTTCTTACTGAGAGAAAAGCTTCCCCTACCCCATCAACTATAATATGTTTATTACTTCTCATTGATAT encodes:
- the PTPDC1 gene encoding protein tyrosine phosphatase domain-containing protein 1 isoform X5, whose translation is MAAGVLPQNEQPYSTFMNNSKCVANMKGNLERPTPKYTKVGERLRHVIPGHMACSMACGGRACKYENPARWSEQEQAIKGVYSSWVTDNILAMARPSSELLEKYHIIDQFLSHGIKTIINLQRPGEHASCGNPLEQESGFTYLPEAFMEAGIYFYNFGWKDYGVASLTTILDMVKVMTFALQEGKVAIHCHAGLGRTGVLIACYLVFATRMTADQAIIFVRAKRPNSIQTRGQLLCVREFTQFLTPLRNIFSCCDPKAHAVTLAQYLIRQRHLLHGYEARLLKHVPKIIHLVCKLLLDLAENRPVMMKDMSEGPSLSAEIEKTMSEMVTMQLDKELLRNDSDVSNPSNPTAVAADFDNQGMIFSNEQEFDPLWKRRNVECLQPLSHLKRRLSYSDSDLKRAENLLEEGEPPQTVPVQVLVGHNPRQQKPIDHCYVPQSPEPDLRKEALVRSTLSFWSQSKFGGLEGLKDNGSPIFHGRIIPKEAQQSRAFSADGSGPHSPGEPVSPNFANVHKDPNPTHQQVSHCQCKTHGVGSPGSVRQSSRTPQRPLDCGSSPKAQFLVEHETQDSNDLAEAASHPTLQSELSAEARRILAAKALANLHESVEKEELKRKVEMWQKELNSRDGAWERICGERDPFILCSLMWSWVEQLKEPVITKEDVDMLVDRQADAAEALFLLEKGQHQTILCVLHCIVNLQTIPVDVEEAFLAHAIKAFTKPPSPNP
- the PTPDC1 gene encoding protein tyrosine phosphatase domain-containing protein 1 isoform X2; translated protein: MAAGVLPQNEQPYSTFMNNSKCVANMKGNLERPTPKYTKVGERLRHVIPGHMACSMACGGRACKYENPARWSEQEQAIKGVYSSWVTDNILAMARPSSELLEKYHIIDQFLSHGIKTIINLQRPGEHASCGNPLEQESGFTYLPEAFMEAGIYFYNFGWKDYGVASLTTILDMVKVMTFALQEGKVAIHCHAGLGRTGVLIACYLVFATRMTADQAIIFVRAKRPNSIQTRGQLLCVREFTQFLTPLRNIFSCCDPKAHAVTLAQYLIRQRHLLHGYEARLLKHVPKIIHLVCKLLLDLAENRPVMMKDMSEGPSLSAEIEKTMSEMVTMQLDKELLRNDSDVSNPSNPTAVAADFDNQGMIFSNEQEFDPLWKRRNVECLQPLSHLKRRLSYSDSDLKRAENLLEEGEPPQTVPVQVLVGHNPRQQKPIDHCYVPQSPEPDLRKEALVRSTLSFWSQSKFGGLEGLKDNGSPIFHGRIIPKEAQQSRAFSADGSGPHSPGEPVSPNFANVHKDPNPTHQQVSHCQCKTHGVGSPGSVRQSSRTPQRPLDCGSSPKAQFLVEHETQDSNDLAEAASHPTLQSELSAEARRILAAKALANLHESVEKEELKRKKELNSRDGAWERICGERDPFILCSLMWSWVEQLKEPVITKEDVDMLVDRQADAAEALFLLEKGQHQTILCVLHCIVNLQTIPVDVEEAFLAHAIKAFTKVNFDSENGPIVYNTLKKIFKHTLEEKRKLTNDGPKPGL